Proteins co-encoded in one Arachis hypogaea cultivar Tifrunner chromosome 13, arahy.Tifrunner.gnm2.J5K5, whole genome shotgun sequence genomic window:
- the LOC112737944 gene encoding phosphatase IMPL1, chloroplastic isoform X2, protein MDAVNKPRNITYKGLTDLVTETDKMSEAAILEIVNKNFEDHLILGEEGGIIGDAASDYLWYIDPLDGTTNFAHGYPSFAVSVGVLYRGRPAAAAVVEFVGGPMCWNTRTFSATTGGGAFCNGERIQVSETNQVERSLLVTGFGYDHDDAWATNIDLFREFTDVSRGVRRLGAAAVDMCHVALGIVEAYWEYRLKPWDMAAGVLMVEEAGGAVSRMDGGKFCVFDRSVLVSNGVLHEKIAPNIRINLLNMLFLDSLPTKKVFYAMILIYIRFVSRDVILHEMHIVLQITMILSLHPLDQFWHCFLINLQN, encoded by the exons ATGGATGCTGTAAATAAGCCACGAAATATTACATATAAAGGATTAACTGACTTGGTGACTGA GACAGATAAAATGAGCGAAGCTGCCATATTAGAGATCGTGAATAAGAATTTTGAAGACCATCTTATTCTCGGGGAAGAAGGAGGAATTATAGGGGATGCAGCATCAGATTATCTTTGGTACATTGATCCGTTAG ATGGGACGACAAACTTTGCACATGGCTATCCCAGTTTTGCTGTTTCTGTTGGAGTTCTATATCGGGGGAGGCCAGCTGCTGCTGCAGTG GTTGAATTTGTTGGAGGTCCTATGTGTTGGAATACTCGCACTTTCTCTGCAACTACTG GTGGTGGAGCTTTCTGCAATGGGGAGAGGATTCAAGTCAGTGAAACTAATCAG GTGGAACGATCTCTTCTAGTGACTGGCTTCGGGTATGATCATGATGATGCATGGGCCACTAACATTGACTTATTTAGAGAGTTTACAGATGTCAGCAGG GGTGTAAGACGACTTGGTGCGGCTGCAGTGGACATGTGTCATGTAGCTTTGGGAATTGTAGAAGCTTATTGGGAATATCGTCTAAAGCCATGGGATATGGCTGCAGGTGTTTTG ATGGTGGAAGAAGCAGGGGGCGCTGTTTCTCGGATGGATGGCGGgaaattttgtgtttttgatAGATCGGTTTTGGTTTCAAATGGTGTGCTCCATGAAAAG ATTGCACCAAACATACGGATCAATCTATTAAATATGCTTTTCTTGGATAGTCTCCCCACCAAAAAGGTTTTCTATGCTATGATCCTAATCTACATCAGATTCGTCTCTAGAGATGTGATATTACACGAAATGCATATTGTTTTGCAAATAACCATGATCCTCTCTTTGCATCCCCTAGATCAGTTTTGGCACTGTTTTCTAATAAATCTGCAAAACTAG
- the LOC112737944 gene encoding phosphatase IMPL1, chloroplastic isoform X5 yields MTWAYNTVVMDAVNKPRNITYKGLTDLVTETDKMSEAAILEIVNKNFEDHLILGEEGGIIGDAASDYLWYIDPLDGTTNFAHGYPSFAVSVGVLYRGRPAAAAVVEFVGGPMCWNTRTFSATTGGGAFCNGERIQVSETNQVERSLLVTGFGYDHDDAWATNIDLFREFTDVSRGVRRLGAAAVDMCHVALGIVEAYWEYRLKPWDMAAGVLMVEEAGGAVSRMDGGKFCVFDRSVLVSNGVLHEKIAPNIRINLLNMLFLDSLPTKKISFGTVF; encoded by the exons ATGACATGGGCTTATAATACG GTTGTAATGGATGCTGTAAATAAGCCACGAAATATTACATATAAAGGATTAACTGACTTGGTGACTGA GACAGATAAAATGAGCGAAGCTGCCATATTAGAGATCGTGAATAAGAATTTTGAAGACCATCTTATTCTCGGGGAAGAAGGAGGAATTATAGGGGATGCAGCATCAGATTATCTTTGGTACATTGATCCGTTAG ATGGGACGACAAACTTTGCACATGGCTATCCCAGTTTTGCTGTTTCTGTTGGAGTTCTATATCGGGGGAGGCCAGCTGCTGCTGCAGTG GTTGAATTTGTTGGAGGTCCTATGTGTTGGAATACTCGCACTTTCTCTGCAACTACTG GTGGTGGAGCTTTCTGCAATGGGGAGAGGATTCAAGTCAGTGAAACTAATCAG GTGGAACGATCTCTTCTAGTGACTGGCTTCGGGTATGATCATGATGATGCATGGGCCACTAACATTGACTTATTTAGAGAGTTTACAGATGTCAGCAGG GGTGTAAGACGACTTGGTGCGGCTGCAGTGGACATGTGTCATGTAGCTTTGGGAATTGTAGAAGCTTATTGGGAATATCGTCTAAAGCCATGGGATATGGCTGCAGGTGTTTTG ATGGTGGAAGAAGCAGGGGGCGCTGTTTCTCGGATGGATGGCGGgaaattttgtgtttttgatAGATCGGTTTTGGTTTCAAATGGTGTGCTCCATGAAAAG ATTGCACCAAACATACGGATCAATCTATTAAATATGCTTTTCTTGGATAGTCTCCCCACCAAAAAG ATCAGTTTTGGCACTGTTTTCTAA
- the LOC112737944 gene encoding phosphatase IMPL1, chloroplastic isoform X8 → MSEAAILEIVNKNFEDHLILGEEGGIIGDAASDYLWYIDPLDGTTNFAHGYPSFAVSVGVLYRGRPAAAAVVEFVGGPMCWNTRTFSATTGGGAFCNGERIQVSETNQVERSLLVTGFGYDHDDAWATNIDLFREFTDVSRGVRRLGAAAVDMCHVALGIVEAYWEYRLKPWDMAAGVLMVEEAGGAVSRMDGGKFCVFDRSVLVSNGVLHEKLLDRIGPATEKLKSKGIDFSLWYKPENYAADV, encoded by the exons ATGAGCGAAGCTGCCATATTAGAGATCGTGAATAAGAATTTTGAAGACCATCTTATTCTCGGGGAAGAAGGAGGAATTATAGGGGATGCAGCATCAGATTATCTTTGGTACATTGATCCGTTAG ATGGGACGACAAACTTTGCACATGGCTATCCCAGTTTTGCTGTTTCTGTTGGAGTTCTATATCGGGGGAGGCCAGCTGCTGCTGCAGTG GTTGAATTTGTTGGAGGTCCTATGTGTTGGAATACTCGCACTTTCTCTGCAACTACTG GTGGTGGAGCTTTCTGCAATGGGGAGAGGATTCAAGTCAGTGAAACTAATCAG GTGGAACGATCTCTTCTAGTGACTGGCTTCGGGTATGATCATGATGATGCATGGGCCACTAACATTGACTTATTTAGAGAGTTTACAGATGTCAGCAGG GGTGTAAGACGACTTGGTGCGGCTGCAGTGGACATGTGTCATGTAGCTTTGGGAATTGTAGAAGCTTATTGGGAATATCGTCTAAAGCCATGGGATATGGCTGCAGGTGTTTTG ATGGTGGAAGAAGCAGGGGGCGCTGTTTCTCGGATGGATGGCGGgaaattttgtgtttttgatAGATCGGTTTTGGTTTCAAATGGTGTGCTCCATGAAAAG CTTCTAGATCGAATTGGACCTGCAACAGAGAAATTGAAAAGCAAGGGAATTGATTTCTCATTGTGGTATAAACCAGAGAATTACGCGGCTGACGTCTAA
- the LOC112737944 gene encoding phosphatase IMPL1, chloroplastic isoform X9, which produces MWQVLFASSLIIASGTYVYICSSAMTFEQIFRSVHGLKVFSVSLLAQILSALMVEFVGGPMCWNTRTFSATTGGGAFCNGERIQVSETNQVERSLLVTGFGYDHDDAWATNIDLFREFTDVSRGVRRLGAAAVDMCHVALGIVEAYWEYRLKPWDMAAGVLMVEEAGGAVSRMDGGKFCVFDRSVLVSNGVLHEKLLDRIGPATEKLKSKGIDFSLWYKPENYAADV; this is translated from the exons ATGTGGCAAGTGCTATTTGCATCATCTCTCATTATAGCCTCCGGAACCTACGTGTACATCTGCAGTTCAGCAATGACCTTTGAGCAAATCTTTCGGAGTGTCCATGGGTTAAAAGTTTTTAGTGTCAGCTTATTGGCTCAAATATTATCAGCTTTAATG GTTGAATTTGTTGGAGGTCCTATGTGTTGGAATACTCGCACTTTCTCTGCAACTACTG GTGGTGGAGCTTTCTGCAATGGGGAGAGGATTCAAGTCAGTGAAACTAATCAG GTGGAACGATCTCTTCTAGTGACTGGCTTCGGGTATGATCATGATGATGCATGGGCCACTAACATTGACTTATTTAGAGAGTTTACAGATGTCAGCAGG GGTGTAAGACGACTTGGTGCGGCTGCAGTGGACATGTGTCATGTAGCTTTGGGAATTGTAGAAGCTTATTGGGAATATCGTCTAAAGCCATGGGATATGGCTGCAGGTGTTTTG ATGGTGGAAGAAGCAGGGGGCGCTGTTTCTCGGATGGATGGCGGgaaattttgtgtttttgatAGATCGGTTTTGGTTTCAAATGGTGTGCTCCATGAAAAG CTTCTAGATCGAATTGGACCTGCAACAGAGAAATTGAAAAGCAAGGGAATTGATTTCTCATTGTGGTATAAACCAGAGAATTACGCGGCTGACGTCTAA
- the LOC112737944 gene encoding phosphatase IMPL1, chloroplastic isoform X3: MSEAAILEIVNKNFEDHLILGEEGGIIGDAASDYLWYIDPLDGTTNFAHGYPSFAVSVGVLYRGRPAAAAVVEFVGGPMCWNTRTFSATTGGGAFCNGERIQVSETNQVERSLLVTGFGYDHDDAWATNIDLFREFTDVSRGVRRLGAAAVDMCHVALGIVEAYWEYRLKPWDMAAGVLMVEEAGGAVSRMDGGKFCVFDRSVLVSNGVLHEKIAPNIRINLLNMLFLDSLPTKKVFYAMILIYIRFVSRDVILHEMHIVLQITMILSLHPLDQFWHCFLINLQN; this comes from the exons ATGAGCGAAGCTGCCATATTAGAGATCGTGAATAAGAATTTTGAAGACCATCTTATTCTCGGGGAAGAAGGAGGAATTATAGGGGATGCAGCATCAGATTATCTTTGGTACATTGATCCGTTAG ATGGGACGACAAACTTTGCACATGGCTATCCCAGTTTTGCTGTTTCTGTTGGAGTTCTATATCGGGGGAGGCCAGCTGCTGCTGCAGTG GTTGAATTTGTTGGAGGTCCTATGTGTTGGAATACTCGCACTTTCTCTGCAACTACTG GTGGTGGAGCTTTCTGCAATGGGGAGAGGATTCAAGTCAGTGAAACTAATCAG GTGGAACGATCTCTTCTAGTGACTGGCTTCGGGTATGATCATGATGATGCATGGGCCACTAACATTGACTTATTTAGAGAGTTTACAGATGTCAGCAGG GGTGTAAGACGACTTGGTGCGGCTGCAGTGGACATGTGTCATGTAGCTTTGGGAATTGTAGAAGCTTATTGGGAATATCGTCTAAAGCCATGGGATATGGCTGCAGGTGTTTTG ATGGTGGAAGAAGCAGGGGGCGCTGTTTCTCGGATGGATGGCGGgaaattttgtgtttttgatAGATCGGTTTTGGTTTCAAATGGTGTGCTCCATGAAAAG ATTGCACCAAACATACGGATCAATCTATTAAATATGCTTTTCTTGGATAGTCTCCCCACCAAAAAGGTTTTCTATGCTATGATCCTAATCTACATCAGATTCGTCTCTAGAGATGTGATATTACACGAAATGCATATTGTTTTGCAAATAACCATGATCCTCTCTTTGCATCCCCTAGATCAGTTTTGGCACTGTTTTCTAATAAATCTGCAAAACTAG
- the LOC140177536 gene encoding uncharacterized protein, with translation MVITARVRTSLVKRILVNTGADSNIMFRNVFDVLGLRDTDLATHQHDVVGLGDHFIKPDGIISLPTSVGQGQGRRTVMAEFVVLRDSTAYNNILGRKIINDLGAAISTKLLVMKFVPDDGSIRSIKGDLKTAVACDHTSLSLKKKSKEASGVFLADLDARIDNKPRPEPEGDLEKFKVGDTEEKFTFINRNLPHGLKGPLMEMIRANADLFAWTPADMPGIDPRLMSHYLAVKPEAQPVAQRRRKMSQERAEEVARQTASLLEAGFIRELDYSTWLSNTVLVKNHNGRWRMCVDYSDLNKACPKDCYPLPNIDALVDAAAGYREADGVIPFSRRIGSKSPALFQSDEIGDSVRMDPCV, from the exons ATGGTCATTACGGCCAGAGTCAGAACCAGCCTCGTCAAGCGGATCCTCGTGAATACGGGAGCggactcgaacatcatgttccgcaacgtATTTGACGTCTTGGGGCTGCGTGACACCGACCTAGCGACCCACCAGCACGATGTGGTAGGGttaggcgaccacttcatcaagccggaCGGGATCATCTCCCTCCCGACCTCAGTGGGACAAGGACAGGGGCGGAGGACAGTAATGGCAGAATTTGTGGTCTTGCGAGATTCCACAGCTTACAACAACATTTTAGGGAGAAAAATCATCAACGACCTTGGCGCGGCGATCAGCACGAAACTGCTTGTAATGAAGTTTGTACCTGATGACGGATCTATAAGATCCATCAAAGGAGACCTGAAAACGGCAGTTGCCTGCGACCACACCAGCCTCTCCTTGAAGAAAAAGTCTAAAGAAGCATCAGGGGTTTTTCTAGCCGACCTGGACGCCAGAATAGATAACAAACCCAGACCCGAACCTGAGGGGGACCTGGAAAAATTTAAGGTCGGAGACACGGAGGAGAAGTTCACGTTCATAAACAGAAATCTCCCCCATGGATTGAAGGGACCTTTAATGGAGATGATCAGAGCCAATGCCGACCTGTTCGCTTGGACACCGGCCGACATGCCGGGGATAGATCCCCGACTCATGTCGCACTATCTGGCCGTCAAGCCGGAAGCCCAACCAGTGGCCCAAAGGAGGAGGAAGATGTCGCAGGAAagggcagaggaggtggccaggcagacggccagcctcctcGAAGCGGGGTTCATCCGAGAGCTGGACTACTCGACTTGGCTATCGAACACGGTCTTGGTGAAAAATCACAACgggaggtggagaatgtgcgtggactaCTCCGACCTCAACAAGGCATGCCCCAAGGACTGCTATCCCCTTCCCAACATCGACGCACTCGTCGACGCGGCGGCGGGataccg GGAGGCTGACGGCGTTATCCCATTTTCTCGGCGCATCGGCAGCAAAAGTCCTGCCCTTTTTCAATCTGATGAAATAGGGGATAGTGTTCGAATGGACCCCTGTGTGTGA
- the LOC112737944 gene encoding phosphatase IMPL1, chloroplastic isoform X1, with translation MTWAYNTVVMDAVNKPRNITYKGLTDLVTETDKMSEAAILEIVNKNFEDHLILGEEGGIIGDAASDYLWYIDPLDGTTNFAHGYPSFAVSVGVLYRGRPAAAAVVEFVGGPMCWNTRTFSATTGGGAFCNGERIQVSETNQVERSLLVTGFGYDHDDAWATNIDLFREFTDVSRGVRRLGAAAVDMCHVALGIVEAYWEYRLKPWDMAAGVLMVEEAGGAVSRMDGGKFCVFDRSVLVSNGVLHEKIAPNIRINLLNMLFLDSLPTKKVFYAMILIYIRFVSRDVILHEMHIVLQITMILSLHPLDQFWHCFLINLQN, from the exons ATGACATGGGCTTATAATACG GTTGTAATGGATGCTGTAAATAAGCCACGAAATATTACATATAAAGGATTAACTGACTTGGTGACTGA GACAGATAAAATGAGCGAAGCTGCCATATTAGAGATCGTGAATAAGAATTTTGAAGACCATCTTATTCTCGGGGAAGAAGGAGGAATTATAGGGGATGCAGCATCAGATTATCTTTGGTACATTGATCCGTTAG ATGGGACGACAAACTTTGCACATGGCTATCCCAGTTTTGCTGTTTCTGTTGGAGTTCTATATCGGGGGAGGCCAGCTGCTGCTGCAGTG GTTGAATTTGTTGGAGGTCCTATGTGTTGGAATACTCGCACTTTCTCTGCAACTACTG GTGGTGGAGCTTTCTGCAATGGGGAGAGGATTCAAGTCAGTGAAACTAATCAG GTGGAACGATCTCTTCTAGTGACTGGCTTCGGGTATGATCATGATGATGCATGGGCCACTAACATTGACTTATTTAGAGAGTTTACAGATGTCAGCAGG GGTGTAAGACGACTTGGTGCGGCTGCAGTGGACATGTGTCATGTAGCTTTGGGAATTGTAGAAGCTTATTGGGAATATCGTCTAAAGCCATGGGATATGGCTGCAGGTGTTTTG ATGGTGGAAGAAGCAGGGGGCGCTGTTTCTCGGATGGATGGCGGgaaattttgtgtttttgatAGATCGGTTTTGGTTTCAAATGGTGTGCTCCATGAAAAG ATTGCACCAAACATACGGATCAATCTATTAAATATGCTTTTCTTGGATAGTCTCCCCACCAAAAAGGTTTTCTATGCTATGATCCTAATCTACATCAGATTCGTCTCTAGAGATGTGATATTACACGAAATGCATATTGTTTTGCAAATAACCATGATCCTCTCTTTGCATCCCCTAGATCAGTTTTGGCACTGTTTTCTAATAAATCTGCAAAACTAG
- the LOC112737944 gene encoding phosphatase IMPL1, chloroplastic isoform X7, with amino-acid sequence MWQVLFASSLIIASGTYVYICSSAMTFEQIFRSVHGLKVFSVSLLAQILSALMVEFVGGPMCWNTRTFSATTGGGAFCNGERIQVSETNQVERSLLVTGFGYDHDDAWATNIDLFREFTDVSRGVRRLGAAAVDMCHVALGIVEAYWEYRLKPWDMAAGVLMVEEAGGAVSRMDGGKFCVFDRSVLVSNGVLHEKIAPNIRINLLNMLFLDSLPTKKVFYAMILIYIRFVSRDVILHEMHIVLQITMILSLHPLDQFWHCFLINLQN; translated from the exons ATGTGGCAAGTGCTATTTGCATCATCTCTCATTATAGCCTCCGGAACCTACGTGTACATCTGCAGTTCAGCAATGACCTTTGAGCAAATCTTTCGGAGTGTCCATGGGTTAAAAGTTTTTAGTGTCAGCTTATTGGCTCAAATATTATCAGCTTTAATG GTTGAATTTGTTGGAGGTCCTATGTGTTGGAATACTCGCACTTTCTCTGCAACTACTG GTGGTGGAGCTTTCTGCAATGGGGAGAGGATTCAAGTCAGTGAAACTAATCAG GTGGAACGATCTCTTCTAGTGACTGGCTTCGGGTATGATCATGATGATGCATGGGCCACTAACATTGACTTATTTAGAGAGTTTACAGATGTCAGCAGG GGTGTAAGACGACTTGGTGCGGCTGCAGTGGACATGTGTCATGTAGCTTTGGGAATTGTAGAAGCTTATTGGGAATATCGTCTAAAGCCATGGGATATGGCTGCAGGTGTTTTG ATGGTGGAAGAAGCAGGGGGCGCTGTTTCTCGGATGGATGGCGGgaaattttgtgtttttgatAGATCGGTTTTGGTTTCAAATGGTGTGCTCCATGAAAAG ATTGCACCAAACATACGGATCAATCTATTAAATATGCTTTTCTTGGATAGTCTCCCCACCAAAAAGGTTTTCTATGCTATGATCCTAATCTACATCAGATTCGTCTCTAGAGATGTGATATTACACGAAATGCATATTGTTTTGCAAATAACCATGATCCTCTCTTTGCATCCCCTAGATCAGTTTTGGCACTGTTTTCTAATAAATCTGCAAAACTAG
- the LOC112737944 gene encoding phosphatase IMPL1, chloroplastic isoform X6 — translation MDAVNKPRNITYKGLTDLVTETDKMSEAAILEIVNKNFEDHLILGEEGGIIGDAASDYLWYIDPLDGTTNFAHGYPSFAVSVGVLYRGRPAAAAVVEFVGGPMCWNTRTFSATTGGGAFCNGERIQVSETNQVERSLLVTGFGYDHDDAWATNIDLFREFTDVSRGVRRLGAAAVDMCHVALGIVEAYWEYRLKPWDMAAGVLMVEEAGGAVSRMDGGKFCVFDRSVLVSNGVLHEKLLDRIGPATEKLKSKGIDFSLWYKPENYAADV, via the exons ATGGATGCTGTAAATAAGCCACGAAATATTACATATAAAGGATTAACTGACTTGGTGACTGA GACAGATAAAATGAGCGAAGCTGCCATATTAGAGATCGTGAATAAGAATTTTGAAGACCATCTTATTCTCGGGGAAGAAGGAGGAATTATAGGGGATGCAGCATCAGATTATCTTTGGTACATTGATCCGTTAG ATGGGACGACAAACTTTGCACATGGCTATCCCAGTTTTGCTGTTTCTGTTGGAGTTCTATATCGGGGGAGGCCAGCTGCTGCTGCAGTG GTTGAATTTGTTGGAGGTCCTATGTGTTGGAATACTCGCACTTTCTCTGCAACTACTG GTGGTGGAGCTTTCTGCAATGGGGAGAGGATTCAAGTCAGTGAAACTAATCAG GTGGAACGATCTCTTCTAGTGACTGGCTTCGGGTATGATCATGATGATGCATGGGCCACTAACATTGACTTATTTAGAGAGTTTACAGATGTCAGCAGG GGTGTAAGACGACTTGGTGCGGCTGCAGTGGACATGTGTCATGTAGCTTTGGGAATTGTAGAAGCTTATTGGGAATATCGTCTAAAGCCATGGGATATGGCTGCAGGTGTTTTG ATGGTGGAAGAAGCAGGGGGCGCTGTTTCTCGGATGGATGGCGGgaaattttgtgtttttgatAGATCGGTTTTGGTTTCAAATGGTGTGCTCCATGAAAAG CTTCTAGATCGAATTGGACCTGCAACAGAGAAATTGAAAAGCAAGGGAATTGATTTCTCATTGTGGTATAAACCAGAGAATTACGCGGCTGACGTCTAA
- the LOC112737944 gene encoding phosphatase IMPL1, chloroplastic isoform X4, with amino-acid sequence MTWAYNTVVMDAVNKPRNITYKGLTDLVTETDKMSEAAILEIVNKNFEDHLILGEEGGIIGDAASDYLWYIDPLDGTTNFAHGYPSFAVSVGVLYRGRPAAAAVVEFVGGPMCWNTRTFSATTGGGAFCNGERIQVSETNQVERSLLVTGFGYDHDDAWATNIDLFREFTDVSRGVRRLGAAAVDMCHVALGIVEAYWEYRLKPWDMAAGVLMVEEAGGAVSRMDGGKFCVFDRSVLVSNGVLHEKLLDRIGPATEKLKSKGIDFSLWYKPENYAADV; translated from the exons ATGACATGGGCTTATAATACG GTTGTAATGGATGCTGTAAATAAGCCACGAAATATTACATATAAAGGATTAACTGACTTGGTGACTGA GACAGATAAAATGAGCGAAGCTGCCATATTAGAGATCGTGAATAAGAATTTTGAAGACCATCTTATTCTCGGGGAAGAAGGAGGAATTATAGGGGATGCAGCATCAGATTATCTTTGGTACATTGATCCGTTAG ATGGGACGACAAACTTTGCACATGGCTATCCCAGTTTTGCTGTTTCTGTTGGAGTTCTATATCGGGGGAGGCCAGCTGCTGCTGCAGTG GTTGAATTTGTTGGAGGTCCTATGTGTTGGAATACTCGCACTTTCTCTGCAACTACTG GTGGTGGAGCTTTCTGCAATGGGGAGAGGATTCAAGTCAGTGAAACTAATCAG GTGGAACGATCTCTTCTAGTGACTGGCTTCGGGTATGATCATGATGATGCATGGGCCACTAACATTGACTTATTTAGAGAGTTTACAGATGTCAGCAGG GGTGTAAGACGACTTGGTGCGGCTGCAGTGGACATGTGTCATGTAGCTTTGGGAATTGTAGAAGCTTATTGGGAATATCGTCTAAAGCCATGGGATATGGCTGCAGGTGTTTTG ATGGTGGAAGAAGCAGGGGGCGCTGTTTCTCGGATGGATGGCGGgaaattttgtgtttttgatAGATCGGTTTTGGTTTCAAATGGTGTGCTCCATGAAAAG CTTCTAGATCGAATTGGACCTGCAACAGAGAAATTGAAAAGCAAGGGAATTGATTTCTCATTGTGGTATAAACCAGAGAATTACGCGGCTGACGTCTAA